Proteins from a single region of Stappia sp. ES.058:
- a CDS encoding gamma-glutamylcyclotransferase — protein sequence MDDLWVFGYGSLMWRPGFVYEEAVPGVLHGAHRSLCIYSWVHRGTQGRPGLVLGLDRGGACRGMAFRVAAGLREEVMAYLRAREQATLVYLEAERRVRLADEARRMVPAVTYLVDRAHEQYAGVLPLDRQVEIVKGAAGQSGANPDYVLNTVSHLRELNIHDAGLEALSARLGDATTEAG from the coding sequence ATGGACGATCTTTGGGTGTTCGGCTACGGCTCGCTGATGTGGCGACCGGGCTTCGTTTATGAAGAAGCGGTTCCGGGTGTGCTGCACGGGGCACACCGCTCGCTTTGCATCTACTCCTGGGTCCATCGCGGAACACAGGGCCGGCCCGGCCTCGTCCTGGGTCTGGACCGTGGCGGCGCCTGTCGCGGCATGGCCTTTCGCGTGGCCGCAGGTCTGCGCGAGGAGGTCATGGCTTACCTGCGCGCCCGCGAACAGGCGACGCTGGTCTATCTGGAAGCCGAGCGCCGCGTGCGGCTTGCCGACGAGGCCAGGCGCATGGTGCCCGCCGTCACCTATCTGGTCGACCGCGCCCATGAACAATATGCCGGCGTGCTGCCGCTCGACCGCCAGGTCGAGATCGTAAAGGGGGCCGCCGGACAATCGGGCGCCAATCCCGACTACGTGCTGAACACGGTTTCTCACTTGCGGGAATTGAACATCCACGATGCCGGACTTGAAGCGCTGAGCGCGCGCCTTGGCGACGCAACGACCGAGGCGGGCTGA